A genomic region of Solanum dulcamara chromosome 2, daSolDulc1.2, whole genome shotgun sequence contains the following coding sequences:
- the LOC129877674 gene encoding putative glycine-rich cell wall structural protein 1 has translation MQENSFDFILIIIFLISPHYLAFNTGGGDGGREMTSSETSSPPSSGESGAARGPNWDYNWGWGSSPRGGWGYGSGSGRSPDGLGQGWGFGFGSGSTGSGTGYGYGSGGGSGGREMPSPETSPSPSGESGVAHGPNWDYNWGWGSSPRGGSSRSHDGLGPGWGFGFGSGSGSSTGNGYGSSYGSGGGSSSYGSAPSISKERDHLDVVAPLKGEGIATRIEGLTLDRDLDPDGIHITNLHLELSDDDLIKQDQSRQKSYTEK, from the exons ATGCAGGAAAACAGTTTTGATTTCATTCTTATTATCATTTTCTTGATCTCACCTCATTATCTAGCCTTCAACACCGGTGGTGGAGATGGCGGGAGGGAGATGACCTCGTCTGAAACATCTTCACCCCCTAGTAGTGGTGAAAGTGGTGCAGCGCGTGGACCTAATTGGGATTACAACTGGGGTTGGGGTTCTAGCCCTAGAGGAGGATGGGGTTATGGCTCTGGCTCAGGTAGGTCTCCTGATGGGTTAGGTCAAGGTTGGGGGTTTGGTTTTGGATCCGGGAGTACAGGGTCTGGTACTGGTTATGGATATGGTTCTGGTGGTGGTTCAGGAGGAAGAGAGATGCCCTCGCCAGAAACATCTCCATCTCCTAGTGGAGAAAGTGGTGTAGCTCATGGACCTAACTGGGATTATAACTGGGGTTGGGGTTCTAGCCCTAGAGGAGGCTCGAGTAGATCTCATGATGGATTAGGTCCAGGTTGGGGGTTTGGTTTTGGGTCTGGGAGTGGATCCAGTACTGGCAATGGATATGGCTCTAGCTATGGTTCTGGTGGTGGCTCAAGTAGCTATGGTAGCGCGCCATCAATTTCAAAGGAGAGAGATCATCTGG ATGTTGTTGCACCATTGAAAGGGGAAGGAATTGCTACAAGAATAGAAGGTTTGACTCTAGATAGAGATCTCGATCCTGATGGAATACACATTACTAATTTACACCTAGAATTGAGTGACGATGATTTGATAAAGCAAgatcaaagtcgtcaaaagtcttatacagaaaaatga
- the LOC129880837 gene encoding glutamate dehydrogenase A: protein MNALAATNRNFRQAARILGLDSKLERSLLIPFREIKVECTIPKDDGTLVSYIGFRVQHDNARGPMKGGIRYHPEVDLDEVNALAQLMTWKTAVADIPYGGAKGGIGCVPKELSLSELERLTRVFTQKIHDLIGVNTDVPAPDMGTNSQTMAWILDEYSKFHGHSPAVVTGKPVDLGGSLGREAATGRGVVYAAEALLAEKGKQIKDLTFAIQGFGNVGSWVAKLIHERGGKVVAVSDITGAVKNQNGLDIPALLSHKEATGKLIDFNGGDVMSSDELLTHDCDVLIPCALGGVLNRENADYVKAKFIVEAANHPTDPEADEILSKKGVLILPDIYANAGGVTVSYFEWVQNIQGFMWDEEKVNRELKRYMTKAFGNLKNMCQSHNCNLRMGAFTLGVNRVARATQLRGWEA from the exons ATGAATGCACTTGCAGCTACAAACAGGAACTTTCGCCAAGCAGCTAGGATTCTTGGTTTGGACTCCAAACTTGAAAGGAGTCTTTTGATCCCTTTCAGAGAAATTAAG GTGGAATGCACTATTCCCAAGGATGATGGGACGTTAGTTTCCTATATCGGATTTAGAGTACAACATGATAATGCTCGCGGACCCATGAAAGGAGGAATCAGATACCATCCTGAG GTTGATCTTGATGAGGTGAACGCCCTTGCTCAACTAATGACTTGGAAGACTGCCGTAGCAGATATTCCATACGGGGGAGCAAAGGGTGGGATTGGCTGCGTACCAAAAGAGTTAAGTTTGAGTGAATTGGAGCGCCTTACGCGTGTTTTCACGCAGAAAATTCATGACCTTATTGGAGTTAATACTGATGTCCCTGCGCCTGATATGGGCACTAATTCTCAG ACCATGGCTTGGATTTTGGACGAGTACTCAAAATTTCATGGTCACTCTCCTGCAGTAGTGACCGGGAAACCAGTT GATCTTGGCGGTTCATTGGGTAGGGAAGCTGCAACTGGGCGTGGTGTCGTTTATGCTGCAGAAGCTTTACTTGCTGAGAAGGGGAAGCAGATTAAGGATTTGACTTTTGCAATTCAG GGGTTCGGGAACGTAGGATCATGGGTAGCAAAGCTTATTCACGAGAGAGGTGGCAAAGTGGTTGCAGTTAGTGATATAACTGGAGCAGTCAAGAATCAGAATGGTCTTGATATACCAGCTTTGCTTAGTCATAAAGAAGCAACAGGGAAGCTAATTGATTTCAATGGTGGTGATGTAATGAGTTCAGATGAATTGCTTACGCATGATTGTGATGTTCTCATACCCTGCGCTCTGGGAGGAGTTTTGAACAG AGAAAATGCTGATTATGTGAAGGCCAAGTTCATTGTAGAAGCAGCAAATCATCCAACTGATCCAGAAGCTGATGAG ATTCTGTCGAAGAAAGGTGTTTTAATACTTCCCGACATATATGCCAATGCTGGAGGTGTAACTGTTAGTTATTTTGAGTGGGTTCAG AACATTCAAGGTTTTatgtgggatgaagagaaggtTAACAGGGAGCTTAAAAGATACATGACAAAAGCCTTTGGTAATCTCAAGAACATGTGTCAATCTCATAATTGCAATCTTCGTATGGGCGCCTTCACATTGGGGGTGAATCGCGTTGCACGAGCCACACAATTGAGAGGTTGGGAGGCGTAA